A genomic stretch from Plutella xylostella chromosome 14, ilPluXylo3.1, whole genome shotgun sequence includes:
- the LOC125489423 gene encoding protein ALP1-like: MEPLTAVVLWLAYRRWKRRKRRESRRFNVHPILRDRMTQSMFITLYPKLREHNEKFFNYFRMSVTSFDDLLKLIQDDLTPNRIYVLKDTVSAEEKLVITLRYLATGCYFADLHYAYRLGKSTIIEIVQKTCYVIWLKLQNIVMREPTKAEWEEISKQFQKYTHFPNCIGAVDGKHFRIIKPDHSGSLFYNYKNYFSTVLLAVCDANYCFISVDIGAYGKSSDSTIFKDSVLYKKLVDKTLDIPDPKPISQTDTTPLPHVIVGDEAFGLSENVMRPYCGKSLTTKKRIFNYRLSRARRYIECSFGILVNKWRIFHRPLNVDIEFAENIIKACCVLHNYVRLRDGYRYDDTLYETSLNSLNCEAVRPNARSKNIRDRFADYFVNEGKIPWQDKMV, translated from the exons ATGGAGCCTCTCACAGCGGTTGTGTTGTGGCTTGCGTACCGTCGATGGAAACGTCGTAAACGTAGAGAAAGTCGAAGATTTAACGTGCATCCAATTCTACGAGACAGAATGACGCAAAGTATGTTTATAACATTATACCCAAAGCTGAGAGAACACAACGAAAAGTTTTTCAATTACTTCCGGATGTCAGTAACATCGTTCGATGATTTGCTAAAACTTATACAAGATGATTTGACACCCAACAGAATCTATGTGCTAAAGGATACTGTTTCTGCCGAAGAAAAACTCGTGATTACTTTgag atattTGGCTACAGGATGTTATTTTGCGGACTTGCATTATGCCTACAGATTGGGAAAGTCGACAATTATCGAAATAGTACAGAAAACTTGTTACGTCATATGGCTAAAACTGCAAAATATAGTGATGAGAGAACCTACGAAAGCAGAATGGGAAGAGATTTCAAAACAATTCCAAAAGTATACACATTTTCCAAATTGTATCGGCGCCGTAGATGGCAAGCATTTCCGTATCATAAAGCCTGACCATTCTGGGTctcttttctataactataagaattatttttcaaCTGTTTTATTGGCTGTATGCGAtgcaaattattgttttatttctgtaGATATCGGCGCATATGGCAAAAGTAGTGACTCCACAATTTTCAAAGACTCcgttttgtataaaaaacttGTCGACAAAACTTTAGATATTCCAGACCCAAAGCCAATATCGCAAACAGATACAACTCCCTTGCCACACGTGATTGTAGGTGATGAGGCGTTTGGTCTATCTGAAAACGTAATGCGCCCTTATTGCGGTAAATCTCTAACAaccaaaaaaagaattttcaactATCGCCTATCCAGAGCCCGGCGTTACATTGAATGTTCCTTTGGTATTTTGGTAAATAAATGGAGAATATTTCATAGACCATTAAATGTTGACATTGAGTTTGCAGAAAACATCATTAAAGCTTGTTGTGTCCTTCATAATTACGTAAGGTTAAGAGATGGTTATAGATATGATGACACTCTGTACGAAACTTCCCTAAATAGTTTGAACTGTGAGGCAGTGAGGCCTAATGCGAGATCTAAGAATATAAGAGACAGATTCGctgattattttgtaaatgaaGGGAAAATCCCTTGGCAAGACAAGATGGTATAG
- the LOC125489425 gene encoding uncharacterized protein LOC125489425, with the protein MERDNFDTELLIEEVEKRIAIWDMESADYANRLIKRRNWEEIVEIFCEAGDSDEKKKTLGMLLQKKWKGLRDGFVREMKRIKTTPSGSKASKNKYIYFERLMFLERSTRNKTTDSNIVSSPAAPEEQDISGDGEDVMRPPVSQPKKKKKMNAADEEFLAIISKNLAPRNQPQTSESDDDKLFCLSLHKELIKVPEEMRLQAKIDLMNVLQKAQRAPCHSPSHYIPSPAPSPQYNHQAGMTHRGQRGFFNDTGYNETDPSASSFSRYCTGQRNSQSNPSPASNYNNPSPASNYNNPSPASTQDSQESELMELYRDC; encoded by the exons ATGGAGCGCGATAACTTCGACACCGAACTTTTAATTGAAGAAGTTGAAAAGAGAATAGCCATATGGGATATGGAATCTGCTGATTACGCAAATAGACTCATTAAACGTAGGAATTGGGAAGAAATAGTCGAAATTTTTTGCGAAGCTGGTGATTCCgacgaaaagaaaaaaacgtTGG gaATGTTATTGCAAAAGAAGTGGAAAGGATTGCGTGATGGCTTTGTCAGAGAAATGAAAAGGATAAAAACCACACCGTCTGGATCAAAAGCcagcaaaaataaatatatatattttgaacGTTTGATGTTCCTCGAACGATCGACACGCAATAAAACTACTGATAGCAACATCGTTTCCTCGCCTGCTGCACCTGAAGAACAAGACATTTCTGGCGACGGGGAAGATGTTATGAGACCTCCAGTTAGCCAgccgaaaaagaaaaaaaaaatgaacgCAGCCGATGAGGAATTTCTTGCCATTATAAGCAAAAATTTAGCACCTAGAAATCAGCCACAAACATCGGagtctgatgatgataaactATTTTGTTTGTCACTGCATAAGGAGCTTATTAAAGTACCTGAAGAAATGAGGCTTCAAGCTAAAATTGATTTAATGAATGTGCTCCAAAAAGCTCAACGAGCCCCATGTCATTCACCTTCACATTATATTCCTTCACCTGCACCTTCACCACAATATAATCACCAAGCAGGAATGACACACCGCGGACAAAGAGGATTTTTTAACGATACAGGATATAACGAAACAGACCCTTCAGCATCTTCGTTTTCACGTTATTGCACTGGACAACGCAATTCCCAATCTAACCCATCACCGGCGTCTAACTACAATAACCCATCACCGGCGTCTAACTACAATAACCCATCACCGGCGTCTACTCAAGATTCCCAAGAGAGTGAATTGATGGAGCTATACCGAGATTGTTAA